In the bacterium SCSIO 12741 genome, TGGAAAAAATCGTCTGATGGAGGGGCAATCCAAAAGGATTCAATCTTTGACATGGACAGCAAAAATGGCAGCCACGGCAAGTAACCTGCGGCAATGGCTCCACCTGCAACACAAAGATGAATAAACAGATTCTTCCGGGATTCCTTGGGTTCGTCCAGTAGGAAAATCACAGCAATAACAGCCTGTGCAACGGCCACAAACAAACTAAAGTAATGGCTATACAAAAGGCCCAAAGCGGTTAAGGCGTAGTAGATCGCATTTTTTCGATTTGGTGATTTGATTAACCGAATAAGGTATAACATGGACCAAGCCGCAAAAAGCAAGGCAAAAATGTAACCTCGGGCTTCTTGGGAATAAAAGATGGCATAGTAGTTAATAGCAGTAAACAGGGCCATAATCAAACCCAGGCGATCGCTTTTCAATTCACGACCGAGACGAAACATCACATATACCGTCAATATCCCGGCAATGGCAGAAACGGCTCGTGCTACCAATGCTGTGTGCCCAAAAATTTGAAAGGAAAGCCTTTCAGCTACAAAGTGCAGCGGAGGATGCTGATCGCAACAGTTTAAATGGTGAAACAAAACCGACCAGGGTTCGGAGGGATCAGCTTCAACCATGGTATGTAACTCATCCAACCACAGGCTTTGAAAATCGATATGAAAGAACCTTAAAAAAGTAGCAAGGGCAATGATGAACAGCAATGCCCATTGCGTCTTAATTACATTCAGAATTTGCGCCATGATTTACTTGTTGCGGATAAACTCCTTGTAGTTAACAAGGCTTTTGTTGTTTTGTTGATGGATCAGGTTAAGCAAGAGTAATCCTATGATAAAGAATCCAATGCAAAGGGTGGCTAAGGTTAGCAATCCCAAGGCCAAGGTACTAAACCATCCAAGGATGGCCGTATGGGCCACAAATTTTTGATAAATGATATTGCCCAGGACAACCACAAATATGACCATGATAAAGGCAAACATCTTCAAAAACAACATCAGAAGATCTTCCCCAAATTCAATCATGGATTTAAAAGCATGCATCAACAAACCCTTATAACCCAATTTGGATTTCCCATCAATTCTTTTGCTCCGGTTATAAATCACTTCACCTTTTGAAGCCTTTTGCTTAAGCAAGTAGGCCGGCAAGTGAATGAAAGAGGTATGCTTAATGCGCTCCATAATATTTCGCTGAATCAAGCAGTAGTTACCAAACTTGATGGTTTGGTTGGTGATCAACTTAAAAATCAACTTGTAGATGATGTACGAAAAGCGGAAAACAAAACCTTCCGATCTTTTACCTCGACCTACTACCACAATTTCCTTATCCTTTTGCGCAAGCAAAAGTGGAATTGCCCCCGGATCATCCTCTCCATCAGAATCCATGATAATGGAAGATGTACAATTTAGGTCGTGGGCATGAAGCAGGCCATTATAGATTGCCCCTTGGTGGCCCATATTAAAGGTAAGCCGAATGGGACTGTAGCTAACATTAGCTGCTTTGAACTTGTAGTTTGACAAAAGTTCAAAAGAATTATCCTGGGAACAGTCGTCTACGATAACCACGATAAATTCCTCATTCTGCTGACTTAAAACAGACTCCAAACGCTCGAGGAAGGTGGTAATGGTTAGCTGTTCATTAAAGCACGGTGCTACGACGGCTATCATATTGGTCATCAATTTGGCTGCAAATGTAGCACTAATTAAACCATAATCTCACTCTTTTTTTGAATCGAAAAAGCAGGACTACGGGTCACTAAAACAAGTTGAATGAGGCATTCAGCCATGAAAAATCCAATGGTCGATCACCATCCAATATCTCATCTTAGCCTCTCCCTAAAAATGCATCCAAATCCTTTCCTCGATTTTACCATCCATTCATCCTGAATTCGAATCCAAGTTGCACCGAACCCCACTATTTACCGCTAAAATCGTAACAATAGGACAGGAAGAAAAACTAACGAAGGTTAAGAAACGAATGATTACTTTTGCCGCCAAATAAAGAGCCATTCTTTCACCCTACCATGAGTATCAATATGGAAAACGAAAATAGAAATACGCCCAAGGATCAGGAAGTAGATTTTGAGCCGCTAATTGCCTGGTTTCTAAATCGCGCCAACGCTATTAGCCGATTTTTTAAGCTCCTGACTGACAGCGCCATAAATGAATGGCGATTGATTTCTGTCTTCTCTGTAATTGGATTGATCCTTGGAGCTATCCTTTACTTTTCGGTTGATAAGATTTACCAGACCAGAGCTTTGATCCGTATCTCTGATATTTCGAACCACACTTGTTTTAATGCGGTCCAAATGATGAACGAGTTGATCGATGATGAGTCCTACCAAAGTTTGGCTACCCTTTTAAATTTGGAAGAAGATAAGGTGGAAGATTTGTATTCCATCACCTACTTGGACATGCTCGGAGAAGAAGTTGAGGTGGGTGACACTGTTCAGGAAGGCCAGGATTTCTTCGTGGTTTTGGAAGCCTATAACAACACCGATATGAGCTTATTCGAAACCAGTATTCTTAATTATTTGAACGACCTACCACTGGCTTCAGAGGATTTCAACAAAAGAAAACAGATCATCATCTCCAAACTTGACAACCTAAACTCTCAACTTTCTCAAATGGATAGCTTGAAGAAAGTGGTCGAAAAGAGTCTCGAAATTCAAGGTAAAGGCTCTGGTTTGATCTATGGAGAACCGATTAACCCGGTTACCGTTCACCAGGAAGCTCGGGCTTTGCATTCCGAAAAAATTGGTTTGGAACAAGAACTTAGAGTGATGAAACCGGTTAAACTGGTCATTCCATTTGTAACGAACGAAAAACCCGTATTCCCAAGACTTAGACACGTAGCCGGCATTGCGGCAATAATGCTTCTTCTCGGTTGGATCATTGCTTGTAGAAGGACCTTAAGGGCAGCATAACTTAGCGCGATGTTGAGAAATGTGATTCAAAACGGATCTTTTCAAAATGCGTTTTGGAGCGTTTTAGAGGTTATCATTTATCCTCTGGTTCTGCTTTTGGCCACCCCCTTTTTTATCGAAAAGCTGGGAGTCGAAATGTATGGCCTTTGGATGCTGATCAACGGTTCCTTAGCGTTTCTCGACATATTGGGGTTTGGCGTAAATGAAACCCTGATTAAATTCATTTCGGCCTACGTTGTTAAAGACCAACACCAAAAAATCATTGACCTGGTAGCCACCCTATTTCCGATTTTACTTTTATCGGTTATTGTCGGTATTTCGGCTGGCGTATTGTTCTATGTGGTCAAACCTGGTGTTTCCTTTTTGGATGTGCCTATTGAGCTCTACGACTTGTTTGCATTTGTAATTCCCATTGCCTTCGTAGGACTTACCCTAAAAATGGTGGAACAATTCTTTCTGAGTTTTTTAAGGGGTATGGAAGGTATGATTTAGCCTCCCGATTTTCACTAACCACTAAACTACTGATCATTTTCTCCAACGTCATCGTCCTGTTTATGGGCTATGGCCTTACGGAGTTGTTTCTGGCCATCATAATTATCGTATTTGTCATGTTGATCGTTGAGGCCATAGCGCTCAATCAAATGTTTGCCACCTTC is a window encoding:
- a CDS encoding glycosyltransferase translates to MIAVVAPCFNEQLTITTFLERLESVLSQQNEEFIVVIVDDCSQDNSFELLSNYKFKAANVSYSPIRLTFNMGHQGAIYNGLLHAHDLNCTSSIIMDSDGEDDPGAIPLLLAQKDKEIVVVGRGKRSEGFVFRFSYIIYKLIFKLITNQTIKFGNYCLIQRNIMERIKHTSFIHLPAYLLKQKASKGEVIYNRSKRIDGKSKLGYKGLLMHAFKSMIEFGEDLLMLFLKMFAFIMVIFVVVLGNIIYQKFVAHTAILGWFSTLALGLLTLATLCIGFFIIGLLLLNLIHQQNNKSLVNYKEFIRNK